One genomic segment of Devosia sp. includes these proteins:
- a CDS encoding LysR family transcriptional regulator, whose product MLDQITHLFRLRTILDEGSLRRASEKLNVTQPALSRSLAQLEQYFGQPLVTRHARGVVATPFGQRVLSVSNRIERYWEIAEHELRNEAMQEKAVMRVGGGPIWRSGILSGVLSELQKRYPRLVIEFTTLVYGKTVRDLDEGRLDVAFGGVFNDSGSSLRMERIRLTQVHNHVMAREDHPLFTTGQAGSKPDLKRLGDYPWIVYSELPTYREMTEHAVTEHIGSRPEIRFVCQNLLSVLTMLQHSDCLCVLPDLSVGAFSAPRIVPIPGAFGPSTAEVGMIFRTELNDWAPLKTLVALSRERFGISEPG is encoded by the coding sequence ATGCTGGACCAGATCACGCATCTTTTTCGCCTGCGCACCATTCTCGACGAAGGCAGTCTGCGGCGGGCCTCCGAGAAGCTCAATGTGACCCAGCCGGCCCTGTCGCGCTCGCTGGCGCAGCTCGAGCAGTATTTCGGCCAACCCCTGGTGACGCGCCATGCGCGCGGCGTCGTGGCCACCCCCTTCGGCCAGAGGGTGCTCTCGGTATCCAACCGCATCGAGCGCTATTGGGAAATCGCCGAGCACGAGTTGCGCAACGAGGCCATGCAGGAAAAGGCCGTCATGCGGGTGGGCGGCGGCCCGATCTGGCGTTCGGGCATCCTGTCGGGCGTGCTCAGCGAATTGCAGAAGCGCTATCCGCGCCTCGTCATCGAGTTCACCACCCTGGTCTATGGCAAGACCGTGCGCGATCTCGACGAGGGGCGGCTGGACGTCGCCTTTGGCGGGGTCTTCAACGACAGCGGATCAAGCCTGCGCATGGAACGGATCAGGCTGACGCAGGTGCACAACCATGTCATGGCCCGCGAGGACCATCCCCTGTTCACCACCGGGCAGGCGGGCAGCAAGCCCGATCTCAAACGGCTCGGCGACTATCCCTGGATCGTCTATTCCGAACTGCCGACCTATCGCGAAATGACCGAGCACGCCGTGACCGAGCATATTGGCAGCCGGCCGGAAATCCGCTTCGTGTGCCAGAACCTGCTTTCGGTGCTGACCATGCTGCAGCACAGCGATTGCCTCTGCGTCCTGCCGGACCTGTCGGTGGGTGCCTTCTCGGCGCCGCGCATCGTTCCCATTCCCGGCGCTTTCGGGCCCAGCACCGCCGAGGTCGGCATGATTTTCCGGACCGAGCTCAATGACTGGGCTCCGCTCAAGACCCTGGTCGCCCTCAGCCGGGAACGGTTCGGTATCAGCGAACCCGGCTGA
- a CDS encoding glycoside hydrolase family 3 N-terminal domain-containing protein, which yields MSQPAAPDFLRSAPFHLDDAAMAWVSETAARLEGDARILQLFVIGMHGPVAAWDGDQISRLQPGGVMRFFSADGPAEARLLDRLQDEADIPLLVSADLEGSRMSLAFGTVLPNPLALAAVDDVALTADVSGIMAGEARAIGVNWSYTPVLDINAAFRSPIVATRGYGSDVDRIGRHALAQARAFQEAGVAACVKHWPGEGFDDRDQHLLTTVNPLSMDDWEERFGRLYRDAFAQDVLSVMSAHIALPSFVRGLDPEAGLEAFRPASLSHPLTTELLRNRLGFNGLIVSDASEMAGVTAFMAPGEAKAEMLRAGCDMILFSSDMDRDLGGIKASLAAGRLSRERLDEALWRVLGLKAALGLHEKARPPLDQRLATLRQPQATATATSAFERAPTLVKDVQGVFPLSPERHRKVLFVTTGVVSPLHGAATPMVLPELMRQRGFAVDVHAPDNKGFAEGYDLVLYALGEETLLTRGRIFLDWLRLMGDFRMAMKRPWHEVPTAMVSFGYPYYLYDAPRMPAYVNAYCTSDEMQAAALDCMMGLKPFAGNSPVDPFCGLEDARY from the coding sequence ATGTCTCAGCCAGCCGCCCCCGACTTCCTGCGCAGCGCGCCCTTTCACCTTGATGACGCGGCCATGGCCTGGGTGTCCGAAACGGCGGCCAGGCTCGAGGGCGATGCGCGCATCCTGCAGCTCTTCGTCATCGGCATGCATGGTCCGGTCGCGGCCTGGGATGGCGACCAGATCAGCCGCCTGCAGCCGGGCGGGGTGATGCGGTTCTTTTCCGCCGACGGTCCGGCCGAGGCCCGGTTGCTCGACCGCCTGCAGGACGAAGCCGATATTCCGCTCCTGGTGTCCGCCGATCTCGAAGGCTCGCGCATGAGCCTGGCCTTCGGCACCGTCCTGCCCAACCCCCTGGCTTTGGCCGCCGTCGACGACGTCGCGCTCACCGCCGATGTGTCCGGCATCATGGCCGGGGAGGCCCGGGCCATCGGGGTCAACTGGTCCTATACGCCGGTTCTCGACATCAATGCCGCCTTCCGCTCTCCCATCGTCGCCACGCGCGGCTATGGCTCCGATGTCGATCGCATCGGCCGCCATGCCCTGGCCCAGGCCCGCGCCTTTCAGGAGGCGGGTGTCGCCGCCTGCGTCAAGCACTGGCCCGGCGAAGGGTTCGATGATCGCGACCAGCACCTGCTGACCACGGTCAATCCCCTGTCCATGGATGACTGGGAGGAGCGGTTCGGACGGCTTTATCGCGACGCATTTGCCCAGGACGTGCTGTCGGTCATGTCCGCCCATATCGCCCTGCCCAGTTTTGTGCGCGGGCTCGATCCGGAGGCGGGCCTCGAGGCCTTCCGGCCGGCCTCGCTGTCGCATCCGCTCACCACCGAACTGCTGCGCAACCGGCTTGGTTTTAACGGGCTCATCGTCTCCGATGCGTCGGAAATGGCGGGCGTGACCGCCTTCATGGCGCCCGGTGAGGCCAAGGCCGAAATGCTGCGGGCCGGATGCGACATGATCCTGTTTTCCAGTGACATGGACCGCGACCTGGGGGGCATCAAGGCGTCGCTGGCGGCCGGCCGCCTCAGCCGCGAGCGGCTTGATGAGGCGCTGTGGCGGGTGCTTGGCCTCAAAGCGGCGCTCGGCCTGCATGAGAAGGCGCGTCCGCCTCTCGACCAGCGTCTTGCCACCCTGCGCCAGCCGCAGGCCACAGCCACCGCGACCAGCGCCTTCGAGCGCGCGCCAACCCTGGTCAAGGATGTTCAGGGCGTCTTTCCGCTGTCCCCCGAGCGGCACCGCAAGGTGCTGTTCGTCACCACCGGCGTGGTCTCGCCGCTCCACGGCGCCGCAACACCGATGGTCCTGCCCGAGTTGATGCGCCAGCGCGGCTTTGCGGTCGACGTCCATGCCCCCGACAACAAGGGCTTTGCCGAGGGCTATGATCTCGTCCTCTACGCCCTGGGCGAGGAGACCCTGCTCACGCGGGGCCGCATCTTCCTCGACTGGCTGCGCCTGATGGGCGATTTCCGCATGGCCATGAAGCGGCCCTGGCACGAGGTGCCGACGGCCATGGTGTCGTTCGGCTATCCCTATTACCTCTATGACGCGCCGCGCATGCCGGCCTATGTCAACGCCTATTGCACCTCCGACGAGATGCAGGCGGCGGCGCTGGATTGCATGATGGGCCTGAAACCCTTTGCCGGCAACTCGCCCGTCGACCCGTTCTGTGGTCTCGAAGACGCGCGCTACTGA
- a CDS encoding ABC transporter permease — MAAKTSRWKTFLKSDIVWSYRHSPVTIVASIIAALLVLMAVFAPWIAPYNPFNPATLNLMDGFTAPNSSSFSGKYFLMGTDNQGRDVLSSIMYGSRVSLFVGLLATLFAMVMGVGLGLVAGYVGGVVDAIIMRVADVQLSFPAILIALLIFGVARGLIPPNQQEGAAVWVLILAIGLANWAQFARTVRGATMVERQKDYVAAARILGVNPIIVLLRHVLPNVLGPVLVIGTIGLALAIIEEATLSYLGVGVPPTQPSLGTLIRIGQQFLFSGEWWILLFPAVTLVLLALSVNLLGDWLRDALNPKLR; from the coding sequence GTGGCTGCCAAGACCTCGCGCTGGAAGACTTTCCTCAAGTCCGACATCGTCTGGTCCTACCGCCATTCGCCGGTGACCATCGTCGCCTCGATCATCGCGGCGCTGCTGGTGCTGATGGCTGTGTTCGCCCCCTGGATCGCGCCCTACAATCCGTTCAATCCGGCCACGCTCAACCTGATGGACGGCTTTACCGCCCCCAATTCGAGCTCCTTCTCGGGCAAGTACTTCCTGATGGGCACCGACAATCAGGGCCGCGACGTGCTGTCCTCGATCATGTACGGCTCCCGCGTCTCGCTGTTCGTGGGCCTTCTGGCGACGCTCTTCGCCATGGTCATGGGCGTCGGTCTGGGCCTGGTGGCTGGCTATGTCGGCGGGGTCGTCGATGCCATCATCATGCGCGTCGCCGATGTGCAGCTGAGCTTTCCGGCCATCCTCATTGCCCTGTTGATCTTCGGGGTGGCCCGCGGTCTCATTCCCCCCAACCAGCAGGAAGGCGCCGCCGTCTGGGTGCTGATCCTGGCCATTGGCCTCGCCAACTGGGCCCAGTTCGCCCGTACTGTGCGCGGCGCCACCATGGTTGAGCGGCAGAAGGACTATGTCGCTGCCGCCCGTATCCTTGGCGTCAATCCGATCATCGTCTTGCTGCGCCATGTTCTGCCCAATGTGCTGGGCCCGGTTCTGGTTATCGGCACCATCGGGCTGGCCCTGGCCATCATCGAGGAGGCGACCCTGTCCTATCTCGGTGTCGGCGTTCCCCCGACCCAGCCGTCGCTGGGCACGCTGATCCGCATCGGGCAGCAGTTCCTGTTCTCCGGTGAATGGTGGATCCTGTTGTTCCCCGCCGTCACCCTCGTCCTGCTCGCTCTGTCGGTCAACCTTCTGGGTGACTGGCTGCGCGATGCCCTCAATCCGAAGTTGCGCTGA
- a CDS encoding ABC transporter permease — MLAFIARRLGQSVLVMLVVAFIAFMVFRYVGDPVSSMLGQDSNMADHEALRERLGLNEPFYVQFYHFVVNALQGQFGISYRLQQPVTQLIMERLPATIELAVASSLIAVVVGVVLGIYTALRPRAISTAVIMTLSLVGVSLPTFLIGIGLIYIFAVELQVLPSFGRGQVVNLGWWRTGLLTESGLRSLILPAITLSLFQLTLIMRLVRAEMLEVLRTDYVRFARARGLSQRAINFGHALKNTMVPVITITGLQLGSVIAFAIITETVFQWPGVGSLFVNSVAVVDVPVMAAYLVFVALVFVVINLIVDILYFIVDPRLRDGAKTGR; from the coding sequence ATGCTGGCCTTCATCGCGCGACGCCTCGGCCAATCGGTATTGGTCATGCTGGTCGTCGCCTTCATTGCCTTCATGGTCTTCCGCTATGTCGGCGACCCGGTCTCGTCCATGCTGGGCCAGGACTCCAACATGGCCGACCACGAGGCGCTTCGCGAGCGCCTGGGTCTCAACGAGCCATTCTACGTCCAGTTCTATCATTTCGTGGTCAATGCCCTGCAGGGCCAGTTCGGCATCTCCTATCGCCTGCAGCAGCCGGTGACCCAACTGATCATGGAGCGCCTGCCCGCCACGATCGAGCTGGCCGTGGCCTCCTCGCTGATCGCGGTGGTCGTCGGGGTCGTTCTGGGCATCTATACGGCCTTGCGGCCGCGCGCCATTTCCACCGCCGTCATCATGACGCTGTCCCTGGTCGGGGTGTCGCTGCCAACCTTCCTGATCGGCATCGGGCTGATCTATATCTTCGCCGTGGAGCTTCAGGTCCTGCCCTCTTTCGGACGCGGACAGGTGGTGAACCTGGGCTGGTGGCGCACGGGCCTGCTGACCGAATCCGGGCTGCGTTCGCTGATCCTGCCGGCCATTACCCTGTCGCTGTTCCAGCTGACGCTGATCATGCGCCTGGTGCGGGCGGAAATGCTCGAAGTGCTGCGCACCGACTATGTCCGCTTTGCCAGGGCGCGCGGGCTTTCCCAGCGGGCCATCAATTTCGGCCATGCCCTCAAGAACACCATGGTCCCGGTGATCACCATTACCGGCCTGCAGCTCGGCTCGGTCATCGCCTTCGCCATCATCACCGAAACCGTGTTCCAGTGGCCGGGCGTCGGCTCGCTCTTCGTCAATTCCGTCGCTGTCGTCGACGTGCCGGTCATGGCCGCCTACCTGGTGTTCGTGGCGCTGGTCTTCGTCGTGATCAATCTGATCGTGGACATCCTCTATTTCATCGTCGATCCGCGGCTGCGCGACGGCGCCAAGACCGGGAGGTAG
- a CDS encoding ABC transporter substrate-binding protein produces the protein MHTSLTRIAAALVASTMLAGVANAETIRWARSSDALTLDPHSQNQGVTHTFAHHIYETLLGRDNDGNLTPRLATEWALKEGDDTVWVFKLREGVKFHDGADFTAEDVVFSLDRARSEGSNMKQLHAEVASVTAVDDLTVEIQMVGPSPLYPNNVTNTFIMDKTWSETNDLQDVQDFGAGETNYAVLNTNGTGPYSLTSREVDVQSVLTAFDGWWGEAPAVTEIVYLPIADNATRVAALLSGDVDIVQDVPVQDIERLQNTAGFKVETGPENRIIYFGYKFGEEPLKSSNITDSNPINNPLVREAMELALDRVAIQQVVMRGNSIPAGVATPPFVNGWTEELDAFPAPDVEKAKALLAEAGYPDGFSITLDTPNNRYVNDEAISTAFVGMLGQIGIQVTLASRPVAEHSPVILANESDFYLLGWGVPTFDSAYIFNDLVHSKTDTHGTYNVGLYSNPELDEKIISLGTETDFDKRNATIAEIWEVVKADRVLLPVHNQVLAYAMRDGITLPVQPENQPNMTTVVFE, from the coding sequence ATGCACACTTCACTGACCCGCATTGCCGCTGCGCTCGTCGCCTCGACAATGCTTGCCGGTGTGGCCAATGCCGAGACCATCCGCTGGGCGCGCTCGTCTGACGCCCTGACGCTGGATCCGCATTCGCAGAACCAGGGCGTCACCCATACTTTTGCGCACCACATCTATGAAACGCTGCTGGGCCGCGACAATGACGGCAATCTGACGCCGCGCCTGGCCACCGAATGGGCCCTCAAAGAGGGCGACGACACGGTCTGGGTGTTCAAGCTGCGCGAAGGCGTCAAGTTCCACGACGGCGCCGACTTCACCGCCGAAGACGTGGTCTTCTCGCTCGACCGCGCCCGCTCGGAAGGCTCGAACATGAAGCAGCTTCATGCCGAAGTGGCTTCCGTGACCGCCGTTGACGACCTGACCGTCGAAATCCAGATGGTGGGCCCGAGCCCCCTCTATCCGAACAACGTCACCAATACCTTCATCATGGACAAGACCTGGTCGGAAACCAACGACCTGCAGGACGTCCAGGATTTCGGTGCCGGCGAGACCAATTATGCGGTGCTCAACACCAATGGTACCGGCCCCTATTCGCTGACCTCGCGCGAAGTCGACGTGCAGTCGGTCCTTACCGCCTTTGACGGCTGGTGGGGCGAAGCGCCGGCCGTGACCGAAATCGTCTATCTGCCGATCGCCGACAACGCCACACGCGTTGCCGCCCTGCTCTCGGGCGACGTCGATATCGTTCAGGACGTCCCCGTCCAGGATATCGAGCGCCTGCAGAACACCGCCGGCTTCAAGGTCGAGACCGGCCCTGAAAACCGCATCATCTATTTCGGCTACAAGTTCGGCGAAGAGCCGCTGAAGTCCTCCAACATCACCGACAGCAACCCCATCAACAATCCGCTGGTGCGCGAGGCCATGGAACTGGCGCTCGATCGCGTCGCCATCCAGCAGGTGGTGATGCGCGGCAATTCCATCCCCGCCGGTGTTGCCACCCCGCCCTTCGTCAATGGCTGGACCGAAGAACTCGACGCCTTCCCGGCGCCCGATGTCGAAAAGGCCAAGGCGCTGCTGGCCGAAGCCGGCTATCCGGATGGCTTCTCGATCACCCTCGACACGCCGAACAACCGCTATGTCAATGACGAGGCGATTTCGACTGCCTTTGTCGGCATGCTCGGCCAGATCGGCATCCAGGTGACCCTGGCCTCCCGTCCGGTGGCCGAACACAGCCCGGTCATCCTCGCCAATGAGAGCGATTTCTACCTGCTCGGCTGGGGCGTCCCGACCTTCGACAGCGCCTATATCTTCAACGATCTGGTGCACTCCAAGACCGACACCCACGGCACCTACAATGTGGGCCTCTACTCGAACCCGGAACTGGACGAGAAGATCATCTCGCTGGGTACCGAGACCGATTTCGACAAGCGCAATGCGACCATTGCCGAAATCTGGGAAGTGGTGAAGGCCGATCGCGTGCTGCTGCCGGTGCACAACCAGGTGCTCGCCTACGCCATGCGTGACGGCATCACCCTGCCGGTGCAGCCCGAGAACCAGCCGAACATGACCACGGTCGTCTTCGAGTAA
- a CDS encoding ABC transporter permease yields the protein MLSYVAKRLASSLVLLALVTTLTFAMVFGGADNVAQNILGDNATSEQIVALEQKLGIDRPLYVQYADWVSKAVRGDLGQSWTLGESVSKILSGRLPVTLSMVILAVSIIGIISALLGIAAAVRGGWADRVIQLISVVGFSLPNFWLGLILVVVFALNLRWLPATGYTDFSTSPVGWLASLTLPVAALVLSGIASASQQVRGAMIDALRQDYVRTLRAGGIKPSSVLFRHALRNAMPAALTVLSLQFIGLLGGAAIIERVFAIPGLGSITVQAALSGDIPILMGVVVTMIILVVIVNILIDLANAWVNPKVRL from the coding sequence ATGCTTAGCTATGTCGCAAAGCGCCTGGCCTCGAGCCTGGTTCTTCTGGCCCTGGTCACCACGCTGACCTTTGCCATGGTGTTCGGCGGGGCCGACAATGTGGCGCAGAACATTCTGGGCGACAACGCCACCAGCGAGCAGATCGTGGCGCTCGAGCAGAAGCTGGGGATCGACCGGCCGCTCTATGTGCAATATGCCGACTGGGTGTCCAAGGCGGTGCGCGGCGATCTCGGCCAGTCCTGGACGCTGGGCGAGAGTGTCTCGAAAATCCTTTCCGGGCGCCTGCCGGTGACCCTCTCCATGGTGATCCTGGCGGTTTCGATCATCGGCATCATCTCGGCCCTGCTCGGCATTGCCGCGGCGGTGCGCGGCGGCTGGGCCGACCGGGTGATCCAGCTGATCAGCGTCGTCGGGTTCTCGCTGCCCAATTTCTGGCTCGGCCTGATCCTGGTCGTGGTTTTTGCGCTCAACCTGCGCTGGCTGCCGGCCACCGGCTATACCGATTTTTCCACCTCGCCCGTGGGCTGGCTGGCCTCCCTGACCCTGCCGGTGGCTGCGCTGGTGCTGTCGGGCATCGCCTCGGCCTCCCAGCAGGTGCGCGGCGCCATGATCGATGCCCTGCGCCAGGACTATGTGCGCACCCTCAGGGCCGGCGGCATCAAGCCCTCTTCGGTGCTGTTCCGCCACGCGCTGCGCAATGCCATGCCGGCGGCCCTGACCGTCCTTTCGCTGCAGTTCATCGGGCTCCTGGGCGGTGCCGCCATCATCGAGCGCGTCTTTGCCATTCCCGGCCTCGGCTCGATCACGGTGCAGGCGGCCCTGTCCGGCGACATCCCCATCCTCATGGGCGTCGTCGTCACCATGATCATCCTCGTCGTCATCGTGAACATCCTCATCGACCTGGCCAATGCCTGGGTCAATCCCAAGGTGCGCCTCTGA
- a CDS encoding alpha/beta hydrolase: MSDDARAAARKELDVCLERVDSLPGGGRVWRELFYAQPFGFRALTLSLAVPAGPGPHPVVVYIHGGGWMQGHPHSMHPNLASINFVDHLLVAGYAVARISYRLSGEGRFPTQIQDCSAALRYLAHHADRFGIDPDRMAALGESAGGHLALLLGLETPDHFKGSEGIAGPTPRLRAVVDWYGVTDLKRLDAQALPTARFVHDSEVSASGRLIGGRISDWPAAAEAASPISWVSAGAVPVLIQHGLLDSVVPPGQGETLYQALVDAGAVAEWHPVAHADHCFVGGDLGAVMPPVLAFLDRYVRS; the protein is encoded by the coding sequence ATGTCCGACGATGCCCGCGCCGCCGCGCGCAAGGAGCTCGATGTCTGCCTCGAGCGTGTCGACAGCCTGCCGGGCGGCGGGCGCGTCTGGCGCGAATTGTTCTATGCCCAGCCCTTCGGTTTCCGCGCGCTGACCCTGTCGCTGGCCGTGCCGGCCGGTCCCGGGCCGCATCCGGTCGTGGTCTATATTCACGGCGGCGGCTGGATGCAGGGGCACCCCCACTCCATGCATCCCAATCTGGCCAGCATCAATTTCGTCGATCACCTTCTGGTGGCCGGCTATGCGGTGGCCCGGATTTCCTACCGGCTGTCCGGGGAGGGGCGGTTTCCAACCCAGATCCAGGATTGCAGCGCCGCTTTGCGCTATCTCGCCCATCACGCCGACCGGTTCGGCATCGATCCGGACCGGATGGCGGCCCTGGGCGAAAGCGCGGGCGGGCACCTTGCCCTGCTTCTGGGGCTGGAGACGCCGGATCACTTCAAGGGGAGCGAGGGCATTGCCGGCCCCACGCCGCGATTGCGCGCCGTTGTCGACTGGTATGGCGTCACCGACCTCAAGCGCCTCGATGCCCAGGCGCTGCCCACGGCGCGTTTCGTGCATGACAGCGAGGTCTCGGCCTCCGGGCGTCTCATCGGCGGGAGGATTTCGGACTGGCCGGCAGCGGCCGAGGCCGCGTCCCCGATCTCCTGGGTGAGCGCGGGGGCAGTCCCGGTCCTCATTCAGCACGGACTGCTCGATTCCGTCGTGCCGCCGGGGCAGGGGGAAACGCTTTATCAGGCGCTTGTCGATGCCGGGGCGGTTGCCGAATGGCATCCTGTCGCCCATGCCGATCACTGCTTTGTCGGCGGCGATCTGGGGGCGGTCATGCCGCCGGTTCTCGCCTTTCTCGACCGCTACGTCCGGAGTTGA
- a CDS encoding ABC transporter substrate-binding protein has product MHKSVFAPLLAAAFMLGVSTSAMAQVANDADTLALAAVIDNNSFDRAQLQIGNIMQFWSPVFDTLLVREANGDINPNLATEFTYNADNSVLTLVLREGVNFTDGTPVDGEAVKANIEYLKNGGGQNSFMVAAVSEVEVVSATEVKLHLSEPDPALLQNLAVVGGAMASPATLGVEGSAGNPVGSGPYTYDAANSRIGQQYVYVRNPDYWNAEAFDFERITITPINDQVARLNALKSGQIDAGMSEARAVADAEANGLVVNRVDVDWFGLTIADREGKITPALADPRVRQALNMAFDGKSILEFVELGFGKLSDQIFPETSEGYVAELNDRYPFDPEGAKALLAEAGYPDGFELLMPETNGFAAFYPIIEKYLKDIGITVKWEKVAPNATITELRSGKYPAFLFQFGYQGTWSEFRKFGYPESPWNPSKVADQGLLELLDKAQYATGEAQTALFQDVNRYMVENAFFAPMYRRDTIYLTNKEVAVDLQTTNVVPPIRNYSKAE; this is encoded by the coding sequence TTGCACAAATCTGTCTTTGCGCCGTTGCTCGCAGCGGCATTCATGCTTGGCGTGTCCACCTCCGCTATGGCGCAGGTGGCCAATGATGCCGATACCCTGGCGCTCGCAGCCGTGATCGACAACAACAGTTTCGACCGGGCGCAGCTGCAGATCGGCAATATCATGCAGTTCTGGTCGCCGGTCTTCGACACCCTGCTGGTGCGCGAAGCCAATGGCGATATCAACCCGAACCTGGCGACCGAATTCACCTACAATGCCGACAACAGCGTACTGACCCTGGTCCTGCGCGAGGGCGTCAACTTTACCGACGGCACGCCGGTCGATGGCGAGGCGGTCAAGGCCAATATCGAATATCTCAAGAATGGCGGCGGGCAGAACAGCTTCATGGTCGCGGCCGTGTCCGAGGTCGAAGTGGTCTCGGCCACCGAGGTCAAGCTGCATCTCAGTGAGCCCGATCCGGCGCTGCTGCAGAACCTGGCCGTGGTTGGCGGCGCCATGGCCTCGCCGGCGACCCTGGGTGTCGAGGGTTCGGCGGGCAATCCCGTCGGTTCGGGCCCCTATACCTATGATGCGGCCAATTCCCGTATCGGCCAGCAATATGTCTATGTGCGCAATCCCGACTACTGGAATGCCGAGGCCTTCGACTTCGAGCGCATTACCATCACCCCGATCAACGACCAGGTGGCCCGTCTCAACGCGCTGAAATCGGGGCAGATCGATGCCGGCATGAGCGAGGCCCGCGCCGTGGCCGATGCCGAAGCCAATGGCCTTGTGGTCAATCGCGTTGATGTCGACTGGTTCGGCCTCACCATTGCCGATCGCGAAGGCAAGATCACGCCGGCCCTGGCCGATCCGCGTGTCCGCCAGGCGCTCAACATGGCCTTCGACGGCAAGTCCATTCTCGAATTCGTCGAGCTCGGTTTCGGCAAGCTGTCGGACCAGATTTTCCCCGAGACCAGCGAAGGCTATGTGGCCGAGCTCAACGACCGCTATCCGTTCGATCCCGAGGGGGCCAAGGCGCTGCTGGCCGAGGCGGGCTATCCCGACGGCTTCGAGCTCCTGATGCCCGAAACCAATGGCTTTGCGGCCTTTTATCCGATCATCGAGAAATATCTCAAGGATATCGGTATTACCGTGAAGTGGGAAAAGGTCGCGCCCAACGCCACCATCACCGAATTGCGGTCCGGCAAATACCCCGCGTTCCTGTTCCAGTTCGGCTACCAGGGCACCTGGTCCGAGTTCCGCAAGTTCGGCTATCCCGAGTCGCCGTGGAACCCGTCCAAAGTGGCCGATCAGGGCCTGCTCGAACTGCTCGACAAGGCGCAATACGCCACCGGCGAGGCCCAGACGGCCTTGTTCCAGGACGTCAATCGCTACATGGTGGAGAATGCCTTCTTCGCCCCCATGTATCGCCGGGACACGATCTATCTGACCAACAAGGAAGTGGCTGTCGATCTGCAGACCACCAATGTGGTCCCCCCGATCCGGAACTACTCCAAGGCCGAATAG